One genomic window of Candidatus Binatia bacterium includes the following:
- a CDS encoding PIN domain-containing protein: MIALDTNILVYAHRRESRHHGRASEIVRGLAEGASRWAIPWPCVYEFFSVVTNPRIWKQAASTPDQAWRQVAVWAASPSAFLLAETEDFVAIIERFARRPRVRGPVVHDARVAALCVAHGVEEPLTADRDFSLFPELPTRNPLAI; the protein is encoded by the coding sequence GTGATTGCTCTCGACACGAATATCCTGGTGTACGCCCATCGCCGGGAGTCGCGACATCACGGACGCGCGAGCGAGATCGTGCGCGGGCTTGCGGAGGGAGCGAGTCGCTGGGCGATTCCATGGCCCTGCGTTTACGAGTTCTTCAGCGTGGTGACCAACCCGCGGATCTGGAAGCAGGCCGCCAGCACGCCGGACCAGGCGTGGCGGCAGGTCGCCGTCTGGGCGGCGTCGCCGAGTGCGTTTCTGCTGGCCGAGACGGAGGACTTCGTGGCGATTATCGAGCGGTTCGCTCGGCGGCCCCGAGTGCGTGGACCGGTCGTCCATGATGCCCGCGTGGCAGCTCTATGCGTTGCCCACGGTGTGGAGGAACCGCTCACCGCGGACCGTGACTTCTCGCTTTTTCCCGAGCTCCCGACCCGCAACCCGTTGGCCATCTGA
- a CDS encoding RES family NAD+ phosphorylase, whose translation MALPLVSLLRQLDTHRLVPSQHSPRGESVLAAIADDDPHLQAIVELDAATNDRVLAEHQLLPGIGVEELVFGVPHAAVINAAFCHAHPLGGRFNGPERGAWYAAFALATSQAEVGFHKSVQLAEIGRFEDTVTYDDYLADFSASVHDLRRGRAWRGCLDPTSYVASQALATRLLDAASLGVVYPSVRHRGGTCVACFRPALVTNVRRARTYRFTWRGAPSPKITIEG comes from the coding sequence ATGGCGCTGCCCCTGGTCTCGCTCCTACGCCAGCTCGATACGCACCGCCTCGTACCATCGCAGCACTCGCCGCGTGGCGAGAGCGTGCTCGCGGCGATCGCCGATGATGACCCGCACTTGCAAGCCATCGTCGAGCTGGACGCCGCCACGAACGACCGCGTCCTCGCCGAGCACCAGTTGCTGCCGGGCATCGGCGTAGAGGAGTTGGTGTTTGGCGTGCCACACGCCGCGGTCATCAACGCCGCCTTCTGTCACGCGCACCCGCTGGGCGGGCGCTTCAACGGTCCGGAGCGCGGTGCCTGGTACGCCGCGTTCGCGCTCGCCACGTCGCAAGCCGAAGTTGGGTTCCACAAGTCGGTGCAACTGGCCGAGATCGGGCGCTTCGAGGACACGGTCACCTACGACGATTATCTTGCCGATTTCAGCGCCAGCGTTCACGACCTGCGCCGCGGGCGCGCATGGCGCGGCTGCCTTGATCCCACCAGCTATGTCGCGTCGCAGGCGTTGGCCACCCGGCTGCTCGATGCGGCCTCCCTCGGGGTGGTCTATCCGAGCGTCCGCCATCGGGGCGGCACCTGCGTCGCGTGCTTCCGGCCGGCTCTGGTAACGAACGTCCGGCGCGCTCGCACGTACCGGTTCACCTGGCGGGGAGCCCCGTCGCCGAAAATCACGATCGAGGGCTGA